In Drosophila pseudoobscura strain MV-25-SWS-2005 chromosome 4, UCI_Dpse_MV25, whole genome shotgun sequence, the following proteins share a genomic window:
- the LOC6903350 gene encoding uncharacterized protein, which yields MLHKFRLINLLQISRHAKTSKNISSETSRPNLNGPENKDCISKDETIISGGSICKPRKKSPCSPLGKKGAGAGAGAGAVQANCEELLLKRTCKGVTIDKKNLATIQGGGSTSDPCNPPKEKEPAHGGGMKRWRNISLFAVLPLVVILTVLVFSTHKEHEHPEFVYFPFMYKRTKTYYFKDGNRTLFHNSQQNALPPAGYEDEIDEGGIGQEPETEKDKKQRLNDFQKLLKDWQKNGGGSDAHVKAEAVAAESHETAAETAEKTAAAEEKHPEAEEKPKEVAQLYSHKLPIYDTED from the coding sequence ATGCTTCACAAATTTCGACTCATAAACCTTTTGCAAATATCCAGGCATGCAAAAActagcaaaaatatttcttcgGAAACATCTAGGCCTAATCTCAATGGCCCCGAGAATAAAGATTGTATTTCTAAGGACGAGACAATCATTTCCGGCGGGAGCATCTGCAAGCCCAGGAAGAAGTCTCCTTGTTCGCCACTCGGTAAAaagggagcaggagcaggggcaggggcaggggcagtgcaGGCCAACTGCGAGGAACTGCTGCTGAAACGAACGTGTAAAGGCGTCACGATCGACAAAAAAAATCTAGCGACAATCCAAGGAGGCGGTAGTACAAGCGATCCATGCAATccgccaaaagaaaaagaaccaGCCCACGGTGGAGGCATGAAGCGTTGGCGAAACATATCCCTCTTTGCAGTCCTGCCACTGGTGGTCATACTGACGGTCCTTGTGTTCAGCACCCATAAGGAGCACGAACATCCAGAGTTTGTGTACTTTCCTTTCATGTACAAGCGAACGAAGACGTATTACTTCAAGGACGGCAATCGAACCCTTTTTCATAACAGCCAACAGAATGCTCTGCCACCGGCAGGCTACGAAGATGAGATAGATGAAGGGGGCATTGGCCAGGAACCAGAGACGGAAAAGGACAAGAAGCAACGTCTGAATGATTTCCAAAAATTACTCAAGGATTGGCAAAAGAATGGTGGCGGTAGTGACGCTCACGTCAAGGCAGAGGCGGTGGCCGCTGAGAGCCACGAGACAGCTGCAGAGACTGCGGAAAAGACTGCTGCAGCTGAGGAGAAGCATCCCGAGGCCGAAGAGAAGCCAAAAGAAGTGGCCCAACTCTATTCACACAAGCTCCCGATCTACGATACGGAGGATTAA
- the LOC6903351 gene encoding uncharacterized protein: MLKLSRFATGMQITGHIRNAVFAMRQMSKGTKPPEKGPPPKGAAPKDPPKSPEKKKQDETAIRGGSKCSPKNKSAGAPAPGAVKKSCDDLLNKKSGKKKKQKLTAIQGGGQCGQKRKESAHSGGGMKLWRSISLFAILPMVAILTLLVFSTHKEHEHPEFVYYPFMYKRTKTYYFKDGNRTLFHNSKQNALPPAGYEDEIDEGGIGQEPETEKDKKQRLSDFQKLLKDWKKHAGAESAAAE; the protein is encoded by the coding sequence aTGCTGAAACTGTCTCGATTTGCAACGGGTATGCAAATAACAGGGCATATCAGAAATGCCGTGTTCGCAATGCGCCAGATGTCGAAGGGAACCAAACCTCCCGAGAAAGGCCCTCCCCCGAAAGGCGCTGCCCCGAAAGACCCACCCAAGAGTCccgaaaaaaagaagcaagACGAAACGGCAATTCGAGGGGGCAGTAAGTGCAGCCCCAAGAATAAATCCGCGGGTGCTCCTGCACCTGGAGCCGTGAAGAAAAGCTGCGATGATTTGCTCAACAAGAAGAGcggcaagaagaagaagcaaaaaCTAACGGCAATTCAAGGCGGCGGTCAATGCGGCCAGAAACGAAAAGAATCTGCCCACAGTGGAGGAGGCATGAAGCTCTGGCGAAGCATATCCCTCTTCGCCATCCTGCCAATGGTGGCCATACTGACGCTTCTTGTGTTCAGCACACATAAGGAGCACGAACATCCAGAGTTCGTGTACTATCCTTTCATGTACAAGCGAACGAAGACGTACTATTTCAAGGACGGCAATCGAACCCTTTTCCATAACAGCAAACAGAATGCTCTGCCACCGGCTGGCTACGAAGACGAGATAGATGAAGGGGGAATTGGCCAGGAACCAGAGACGGAAAAGGACAAGAAGCAACGTCTAAGTGATTTCCAAAAATTGCTCAAGGATTGGAAAAAGCATGCGGGCGCGGAGTCAGCAGCTGCTGAGTAG